Proteins encoded together in one bacterium window:
- the tssG gene encoding type VI secretion system baseplate subunit TssG, producing the protein MAGPDRKSALDLKLDLLKQGHGFSFFQALRLLRRCGGPGEESPREGEGAERNPRIRPDLSLGFPSSDVARIEETPGGPAGYRVTVSFLGLYGASSPLPTFYTEDLIDEQLAEATTTRDFLDIFHQQLYLLLFRCWSKYRQFVKVVEEESPEDLEKLFCLMGLGEPELRKVAGGPYGLLRYLGLFTQHPRSAAGLEGMLRDAIGGPPVELIPCLLRKARIPPDQRAVLGESGHRLGEDCFLGHEIDDRMGKFRLRIGPLDAERFDSLLPGRPAHQRVAAMVGLYLTDPLEYDLELVLSRGEAKTACLGAQRWSALGLDTWSFSGGMLSEVGVTFPPQPLSEVA; encoded by the coding sequence ATGGCCGGCCCGGATCGGAAATCGGCCCTTGATCTGAAGCTCGATCTCCTGAAGCAGGGCCACGGATTTTCTTTTTTCCAGGCGCTGCGGCTGCTGCGCCGCTGCGGCGGCCCCGGAGAGGAGTCGCCCCGGGAGGGGGAGGGAGCGGAACGGAACCCGCGGATCCGCCCGGACCTCTCCCTCGGATTTCCGTCGTCGGACGTGGCCCGGATCGAGGAGACTCCCGGAGGACCGGCCGGCTACCGGGTGACGGTCTCCTTCCTCGGCCTGTACGGCGCTTCCTCCCCCCTCCCGACGTTCTATACCGAAGACCTGATCGACGAGCAGCTGGCTGAAGCGACGACGACCCGCGACTTCCTCGACATCTTCCATCAACAGCTTTATCTCCTCCTCTTCCGCTGTTGGTCGAAATACCGCCAGTTCGTCAAGGTCGTCGAGGAGGAGTCCCCCGAGGATCTCGAAAAACTGTTCTGCCTGATGGGGCTCGGCGAACCGGAGCTTCGGAAGGTAGCGGGGGGACCGTACGGCCTGCTGCGCTACCTCGGCCTGTTCACGCAGCATCCGCGATCCGCGGCGGGGCTCGAGGGCATGCTTCGCGACGCCATCGGCGGACCGCCGGTCGAGCTGATTCCCTGCCTGCTCCGGAAGGCGCGAATCCCCCCGGACCAGAGGGCCGTCCTCGGGGAGTCCGGGCACCGGCTCGGGGAAGACTGTTTCCTCGGTCACGAGATCGACGACCGGATGGGGAAGTTCCGCCTTCGGATCGGTCCCCTGGACGCCGAGCGATTCGACTCCCTTCTCCCGGGGAGGCCCGCGCACCAGCGGGTGGCGGCGATGGTCGGACTCTACCTTACGGATCCCCTGGAGTACGACCTTGAGCTCGTCCTGTCGCGCGGGGAGGCGAAAACGGCGTGCCTCGGAGCGCAGCGCTGGTCCGCTCTCGGGCTCGACACCTGGTCTTTCTCGGGCGGCATGCTTTCTGAAGTGGGGGTTACCTTCCCCCCACAACCCCTTTCGGAGGTTGCATAG
- the tssF gene encoding type VI secretion system baseplate subunit TssF, whose protein sequence is MFNKYYQQELNALRELGSEFSRMHPALAPMLSGPASDPDVERLLEGVAFLTGLLRQKLDDEFPEIVHGLTNLLWPHYLKPIPSTTMIAFTPKSTLKQSTRIPAGVHLASVPVGGTSCIYRTTFDVEMHPLTLLDASFQQLSGKPPEIKLVFELSGLKLNAWKPGSMRFYLAGEYSAATDLYLMLRRHLRAIVLSPVGKGASVSLEPECLKPGGFSEDEPLFRFPHRSFSGYRVLQEYFLAPEKFLFLDLTGMDRWEKRGEGNRFEIRFEFGDLPFSPPRVRKESFALHATPAVNLFAHEADPILLDHRQSAWLVRPSGGNAAHFQVYSVDRVAGFVQGTAQERPYASFEAFNPEQRDVASYHTMLRASPAGNGQDVYLEVAYPPQAGTPVTETLSIRLTCTNGSLADSLKAGDIRMATADSPEYAEFVNITQPTAGTVPSLGGKMLWRLVSHLGLNYQSLARKENLKAILDLYMLSEGRDRTVTQANRKRIDGIQEVESVSADRIVSGTPIRGQEFILSLRQDHYAGPGDLFLFGCVLDHFLGCYASINHFTRTTVREVTKGDVYRWPARIGNRPLI, encoded by the coding sequence ATGTTCAACAAGTATTACCAGCAGGAGCTGAACGCCCTTCGGGAGCTGGGGTCGGAGTTCTCGAGGATGCATCCGGCGCTCGCCCCGATGCTCAGCGGTCCGGCGTCCGATCCCGACGTCGAGCGCCTTCTCGAAGGAGTCGCCTTTCTCACGGGACTCCTGCGCCAGAAGCTCGACGACGAGTTCCCGGAGATCGTCCACGGCCTGACGAACCTCCTCTGGCCGCACTACCTGAAACCGATCCCGTCCACGACGATGATCGCGTTCACGCCGAAATCCACGTTGAAGCAGTCCACACGGATCCCCGCGGGGGTCCACCTGGCGTCGGTACCGGTCGGCGGTACCTCCTGCATCTACAGGACTACCTTCGACGTCGAGATGCACCCGCTGACCCTTCTCGACGCCTCGTTCCAGCAGCTCTCCGGGAAGCCGCCGGAGATCAAGCTCGTGTTCGAGCTTTCCGGACTGAAGCTTAACGCCTGGAAGCCCGGATCGATGCGGTTCTACCTGGCCGGCGAATATTCCGCCGCAACCGACCTGTACCTGATGTTGCGAAGGCATCTTCGGGCCATCGTCCTCTCGCCGGTGGGGAAAGGCGCCTCGGTGTCGCTCGAACCGGAGTGCCTGAAACCCGGCGGGTTCTCCGAAGACGAGCCCCTCTTCCGATTTCCGCACCGGTCCTTTTCGGGCTACCGGGTCCTGCAGGAATATTTCCTCGCCCCGGAAAAGTTCCTGTTCCTCGACCTTACCGGGATGGATCGGTGGGAGAAACGAGGGGAAGGGAACCGTTTCGAGATCCGGTTCGAATTCGGGGATCTCCCGTTTTCACCGCCGCGGGTGCGGAAGGAAAGTTTCGCACTTCACGCGACCCCCGCGGTCAATTTGTTCGCCCACGAGGCGGATCCGATCCTCCTGGATCATCGGCAGTCCGCCTGGCTTGTCCGTCCCTCGGGGGGGAACGCCGCCCACTTCCAGGTCTACTCGGTCGACCGCGTCGCCGGCTTCGTCCAGGGAACGGCGCAGGAGCGTCCGTACGCGTCGTTCGAGGCGTTCAACCCCGAGCAACGGGATGTGGCGAGCTATCACACGATGCTGCGGGCGTCTCCGGCGGGAAACGGACAGGATGTCTACCTCGAGGTCGCCTACCCGCCGCAGGCGGGGACACCGGTGACCGAAACGCTTTCGATCCGACTCACCTGCACGAACGGATCCCTGGCGGACAGCCTCAAGGCAGGGGACATCCGCATGGCGACCGCGGATTCCCCGGAGTATGCGGAATTCGTCAACATCACGCAACCCACGGCCGGCACCGTGCCGAGCCTCGGGGGGAAGATGTTGTGGCGGCTCGTTTCCCATCTCGGATTGAACTACCAGTCCCTTGCCCGCAAGGAGAACCTGAAGGCGATCCTCGACCTGTACATGCTGTCCGAGGGGCGGGACCGGACCGTCACCCAGGCGAACCGGAAACGGATCGACGGGATCCAGGAAGTGGAGTCGGTCAGCGCGGACCGGATCGTTTCCGGCACGCCGATCCGCGGACAGGAGTTCATCCTCTCCCTGCGGCAGGATCATTATGCGGGTCCCGGCGACCTGTTCCTTTTCGGCTGCGTCCTCGATCACTTCCTCGGCTGCTACGCTTCGATCAATCACTTCACCCGCACGACCGTGCGGGAGGTGACGAAGGGAGATGTCTACCGATGGCCGGCCCGGATCGGAAATCGGCCCTTGATCTGA
- the tssH gene encoding type VI secretion system ATPase TssH produces the protein MITVDIKTLISRLGPFCTRALEGAAGLCVGRSHYEVTVEHLLAKFLEEPQSDIPLVLRQYGLDAGQVRQAVEQCIEGFRSGNAGKPVFSPTLLEWIQEGWLIASVDLSESRIRSGAMLLALLARPVQFGTGQYTDLLQAIGRESLLAQFGAIAKASVETPSADERQKMREGAAPAGDGTAIARFCTDFTAKAKAGEIDPVFGRDREIHQMIDILARRRKNNPIVVGEAGVGKTAVVEGLALRVTEGDVPDLLKDVSILGLDMGLLQAGAGVKGEFENRLKGVINEIKASPKPIILFIDEAHTLIGAGGPAGGGDAANLLKPALARGELRTVAATTWSEYKKYFEKDPALARRFQLVKLDEPSVETAVLILRGVKDKYEKAHGVVIRDDAVVAAAELSSRYISGRQLPDKAVDLLDTSAARVKISLSAKPDVIEDRERAVQALVRQKSAIERDKVHGIAVDEEKLAGTIAMIAEEKVGIEVLTVRWKKEQEAVRSVLDLRKEIYELTTGDGNEEKKAELKVKFDAASIDLEVAREGAPLLRIEVDPDVVSKVVSDWTGVPLGKMLQDEADSVVRLEENLQKRIKGQDEGISVIGEGLRSSKAGLADPHQPMGVFLLVGPSGVGKTETGLAVADLLFGGDRFMVTINMSEFQEKHTLSRLIGSPPGYVGYGEGGVLTEAVRQRPYSVVLLDEVEKADLDVMNLFYQVFDKGMLSDGEGRVIDFRNTVLFLTSNLATDVITQLCANGRPPLDTVMSAIRPILSQHFKPALLARMNIVPFYTLDTKYMKDIVSLKLDRLAGRMAENNKIRFVYAPEVVDRIAARCTEVETGARNIDHILRGTVLPQMSRELLGRMGRGALPSEVRLSVAEDGSFRVDFEEATR, from the coding sequence ATGATCACTGTCGACATCAAGACCCTCATTTCCCGGCTGGGACCGTTCTGCACGAGGGCCCTGGAAGGGGCGGCGGGGCTGTGCGTCGGGAGGAGCCACTACGAGGTCACCGTGGAGCATCTCCTCGCGAAGTTCCTGGAGGAGCCCCAGTCCGACATCCCCCTCGTCCTGCGGCAGTACGGGCTCGATGCGGGCCAGGTGCGGCAGGCGGTCGAGCAGTGCATCGAAGGTTTCCGGTCCGGGAACGCGGGGAAGCCGGTCTTCTCTCCCACCCTTCTCGAATGGATCCAGGAGGGGTGGCTGATCGCGTCGGTCGATCTCTCGGAGAGCCGGATCCGCTCGGGGGCGATGCTGCTCGCGCTCCTCGCGCGTCCGGTACAGTTCGGGACGGGACAATACACGGACCTGCTGCAGGCGATCGGCAGGGAGAGCCTCCTCGCGCAGTTCGGAGCGATCGCAAAGGCGTCGGTGGAAACGCCGTCGGCCGACGAACGGCAGAAGATGCGGGAGGGGGCGGCGCCTGCCGGGGACGGCACCGCCATCGCCCGATTCTGCACGGACTTCACGGCGAAGGCGAAGGCGGGGGAGATCGACCCGGTCTTCGGGCGCGACCGCGAGATCCACCAGATGATCGACATCCTGGCGCGGCGGAGGAAGAACAACCCGATCGTCGTGGGCGAGGCGGGTGTCGGCAAGACCGCGGTGGTGGAAGGGCTCGCGCTGCGCGTGACGGAGGGGGACGTCCCGGATCTCCTGAAGGACGTCTCGATCCTCGGCCTCGACATGGGCCTTCTCCAGGCGGGGGCGGGCGTCAAGGGAGAGTTCGAGAACCGGCTGAAGGGGGTGATCAACGAGATCAAGGCGTCTCCGAAACCGATCATCCTGTTCATCGACGAGGCGCACACCCTGATCGGGGCCGGCGGTCCGGCGGGGGGGGGCGACGCGGCGAACCTGCTGAAGCCGGCCTTGGCGCGCGGCGAGCTGCGGACGGTCGCGGCGACCACCTGGTCCGAGTATAAAAAGTATTTCGAGAAGGACCCCGCGCTGGCCCGCCGCTTCCAGCTCGTCAAGCTGGACGAGCCGTCCGTCGAGACGGCGGTGCTGATCCTGCGGGGCGTCAAGGACAAGTACGAGAAGGCCCACGGGGTCGTCATCCGGGACGACGCGGTTGTGGCGGCCGCCGAGCTTTCCAGCCGCTACATCTCCGGGCGGCAGCTTCCCGACAAGGCGGTGGACCTGCTCGACACGAGCGCCGCGCGGGTGAAGATCTCCCTCTCCGCCAAGCCCGACGTGATCGAGGACCGGGAGCGCGCGGTGCAGGCGCTCGTACGGCAGAAATCGGCCATCGAGCGGGACAAGGTCCACGGGATCGCCGTCGACGAGGAGAAGCTCGCGGGGACGATCGCGATGATCGCGGAGGAGAAAGTCGGGATCGAGGTCCTCACCGTCCGATGGAAGAAGGAGCAGGAGGCCGTACGAAGCGTCCTCGATCTCCGGAAGGAGATCTACGAGCTGACGACGGGGGACGGGAATGAGGAGAAGAAGGCCGAACTCAAGGTGAAGTTCGATGCCGCCTCGATCGACCTCGAGGTGGCGCGGGAAGGGGCGCCGCTCCTCCGGATCGAGGTCGACCCCGACGTCGTCTCGAAGGTCGTCTCCGACTGGACGGGAGTTCCCCTCGGGAAGATGCTCCAGGACGAGGCCGATAGCGTGGTGAGGCTCGAGGAGAACCTGCAGAAGCGGATCAAGGGGCAGGACGAGGGGATCTCCGTGATCGGAGAGGGGCTCCGGTCGTCCAAGGCGGGACTCGCCGATCCGCACCAGCCGATGGGAGTCTTCCTTTTGGTGGGGCCCAGCGGGGTCGGAAAGACCGAGACCGGGCTCGCCGTGGCGGACCTCCTCTTCGGCGGGGACCGGTTCATGGTCACGATCAACATGAGCGAATTCCAGGAGAAGCATACGCTGAGCCGGCTGATCGGCTCCCCTCCCGGCTACGTCGGGTACGGGGAGGGCGGGGTCCTCACCGAGGCCGTGCGGCAGCGCCCGTACTCCGTCGTCCTGCTCGACGAGGTCGAGAAGGCGGACCTTGACGTGATGAACCTCTTCTACCAGGTCTTCGACAAGGGGATGCTCTCCGACGGCGAGGGACGCGTCATCGACTTCCGGAACACGGTCCTCTTCCTTACCAGCAACCTGGCGACCGACGTGATCACCCAGCTTTGCGCGAACGGGCGGCCGCCGCTCGACACGGTGATGTCCGCGATCCGCCCGATCCTGAGCCAGCATTTCAAGCCGGCGCTGCTTGCCCGGATGAACATCGTTCCCTTCTACACGCTCGACACGAAATACATGAAGGACATCGTCTCCCTGAAGCTCGATCGGCTGGCCGGACGGATGGCGGAGAACAACAAGATCCGGTTCGTCTACGCACCCGAGGTCGTGGATCGGATCGCGGCGCGCTGCACCGAGGTGGAGACGGGGGCGCGCAACATCGATCACATCCTTCGCGGGACGGTCCTGCCGCAGATGTCGAGGGAATTGCTGGGCCGGATGGGTCGGGGGGCGCTTCCCTCCGAGGTTCGCCTTTCCGTG
- the tssE gene encoding type VI secretion system baseplate subunit TssE yields the protein MREERLLERVRNCERDLSRRGVEDPQRISDSVLEHLRRILNTRQGCVPIADDYGVPEFTEYLHLGAEVYRELEKVLRTTIQKYEPRLKGVRVSFIPEEEDRLALQLQFQVVAKLASDPRMQVQFETSIDGNGQIRLKD from the coding sequence ATGAGGGAAGAACGGCTTCTCGAACGGGTGCGGAACTGCGAAAGGGACCTCTCCCGGCGCGGTGTTGAGGATCCGCAGAGGATCAGCGATTCGGTCCTCGAGCATCTTCGGCGGATCCTCAACACGCGGCAGGGGTGCGTCCCGATCGCCGACGATTACGGCGTTCCGGAGTTCACCGAATACCTCCACCTCGGGGCGGAGGTGTACCGGGAGCTCGAGAAGGTCCTCCGGACCACCATCCAGAAGTACGAGCCCCGCCTGAAGGGGGTCCGGGTTTCCTTCATCCCCGAGGAGGAGGATCGCCTCGCCCTCCAGCTTCAGTTCCAGGTCGTCGCGAAGCTGGCGAGCGATCCGAGGATGCAGGTCCAGTTCGAGACGTCGATCGACGGCAACGGGCAGATCCGCCTGAAGGATTGA